TGCTGACTTTGGCTGAGTTGGTCAGAAAAATCTGCCACCGTCTCGCCACTGGCTAAGACTGGACTAGCAAAAAAGACCAAAGCCAGGATTGCCCCAGCCACACTGCTGGCGATCTTCTTAGTCACTGTCTTCATGCTTATCAGCCTCCTTCTTCTTATCAAGGGGTTGTTGGTTAGGTAGGACGAAAATAAAGCGGGTTTGTCCATGGTCGGATTCCGCCCAAATCTTGCCATGGTGCAAATTAACAATGGTTTGGGCAATAGCGAGCCCAAGGCCACTCCCCTTGGTGGTTCGAGAGGGGTCCACCCGGTAAAAACGTTGGAAAAGATTCTCCAAAGCTTCCTGGGAAATTTCGTTCCCGTCGTCGATCACTTCAAAGCGGGTGCTTTGCTTTTGCGGAATCACTCTTAGGAGAATATAGTCGCCCTCCCCACCATATTTAATAGCGTTAGTAATCAGGTTGGAGAAAAGACGGACAATGGTTTCGGGGTCCATTTCGACCCAAATGTCCTCTTGTCCCGAGCTATCCACCTCAATCCGCCGGCCAACCTCATCGGCCTGGAGTTCAAACTCGGCACTTAATTGTTCTAAAAGGCGGACCACATTGGTCTTTTGGGTATTGATCTTAGTATTGATATTTTGAATCTTGGTATACTCAAAGAGGTCCTCCACCATTTTCTGCATCTGCAAGGCCTTATCATAGGCGATGTGGACATATTCTTGGATCTTCTCGGGATCATCGATTTGCTTATTTTCAATTAGTCCCAAGTAACCAATCACCGAGGTCAGGGGAGTGCGGATGTCGTGACTCATATTGGCGATCAATTCGTCTTTGGATTCCTCAATCCGGCGTTCCTCCTCCATAGCCTTCACCGTCGAATCGACCAAGCGGTTAATGGAAGAGACCACGGGTTCCATACTGTTCATATGCTTGGTAGAAATTTTATGGTTGTAATTACCCTTAGAGATATAGTGGAGTTCATCGAGGATAAAGCCCAATTGGATGGTGCGGTTGCGTCGATAGACCCGCCAAATTAAAATCATCAGACCCGCCATCAGGTAAAAAGCGGTAAAACCGAGGACAAAATAGCGTTGGAAGCGGGGAAAGAAGAGCAACCAATAGGGGTTCTCCTGGGCCACAAGAGGCATGAAATAGTCGGTCAGGGTAATAAAAACAAAGACCATCCCAAAATAACCGATCACCAGTAGGGCTGTCACGGCGATGGTTTCAAATAGTAATTCCGTAAAAATACGTAAGCGTCTTTTAGCGGGCATGGACTCTTTTTCCTTCTTTCCTAGCCTATGGGCAGGGCAAAAAGTAGCGTCAGCGCGCTACTCTAAGCTTGTCTTAAGTACCTTTGTTGCGACTGTCGCACTCTTTAAATGTGCTCCAGTCACAGGACGAACGTCCACTTCAAAAACTGGTAACGCTCAGCCTAGCTGAGCTTATCCCAGTTTTCTCCAGTGGTTTCGTCCTTCGTTGTGACTGTCGCACTCTCTAGTTGAGTTCGGACGCCAGCCTTGAAGTTGCTTCAGAAAATTCCATCGCACAGTTCCCTGTGCTTATGGTATTTTCCTCCAGCAATTCAAGTCTCTAACGGCGCCCTCACAGCCTTATAGCTGATCTTAGCTTTTCTTCCAAGAAATCTCCCTCACTGATCCTTCCTCTCGTCCTTTATTATTGTTCACTAATCTTATAGCCGACTCCCCAGACGGTGGAGATGACTTTGTCGCCGCCGGTTGCGGTTTCGATTTTGTCGCGGAGGTGGCTAACATGGACCATGACCGTCTTGGCGGAGACCACGGATTCTTGTTGCCAGACCCGTTCAAAGATTTGATCGGCTGAAAAGACTTCATTAGGATGAGAAGCCAAGAGATAGAGGATGCCAAATTCGAGAGCGGTTAACTGGATATCTTCCCCGTCAATGGTTTTCACTTCATGGGAGTTCTTATGGATGATCAAGGGGCCAATTTCAATGGTATCGCCGCTACCTTGGTCACTAGCTCCCGATCGGCGTAAGAGCGACTTGACCCGGGCCATCACTTCTAAGGGGTTAAAAGGCTTGGTGACATAGTCATCAGCCCCCGTGGTTAAACCGGAAATCTTATCCATATCAGCGGATTTAGCGCTCAATAAAAGAATCGGCACATCGACCTCCCGACCCCTTAACTCCTTGACCACGGTCAAGCCGTCCTTACCGGGCATCATAATATCTAAAATAATTAAAGCAATATCGGGGTTTTCACTAATCCGTTTCAAAGCTTCATCCCCGTCATAAGCTTGGATCACATCATAGCCTTCATTGCTGGAATAAATAGTCAGTAATTCAACAATTTCCTTGTCGTCATCAACGATCAATAATTTCACAAGGATCCCTCCTCTGTTTATTTTTAATGAGACTGAGACCAAAAATCCTTTGCGCTTGTCGCACTCTCGAGTTGAGTTTGGAAGGGGTAGGGGATGTCCTTTCAGAAAAGTTGAACGACCAGCATGCTGGTCTTATCATCTTTTCCTCCAAGGAATCGCCCTCCCTGATCCTTCCTCACATCCTTCTCAAACCTGCTCCAGTCACAGGACGAACGTCCGCTTCACACAGGGTGTGAGACTTGGCGCCTAGGCTTGGATGATTGGAGCAAGTCAGAATAAAAGCGAAACCTTCGCTTGTTTCTGACTTGTGAAATCACTCCAAGTCTGCCAAGTCGAACCCAACTAAAAACTGGTAACGCTCATCTTAGATGAGTTCGTTCGCCAGGCTTGAAGTTGCTTCAGAAAATTTCAACGCACAGATTCCTGTGCTTATGGTATTTTCCTCCAGCAATTCAAGCCTTTGACGGCGTCCTCACATCCTTATAACTGAGCTTATCCCAGTTTTCTCCAGCGATTTCGTCCTTTTGCGTGACTGTCGCACTCTCTGTTTAATTTTTCTGGTTTTGTACCTATTCTACCAAAGATCCTCCCAGCAATAATCTCATTCGCCTTAAAATCTGCTTAAGAAAAGCTTAAATTCAAAGTAATCCGAACAACTTTGCACCTATTTCTTAAAAAAATCCTTAGTTTTTTTATATATTATTTCAATTCTCCTTAACGTATAATGAATTTAACGAAGCTGTTGTGACAGCTTTCAAGACCTGAATTTTCCTCAAGACACGCTGAAAGCGAGGCGACCGCCATGTCCACACCCAAGGATTGTCATCCTAAGCCAGTCACCCCCAAGCCCTCTTGTCCCAAAGAAGATAAGTCAGCCCAACTAAGCGATGATAAAAAGCAAGAGAATGCCTTGCGATCTGACTCCAATAAAGGCCAAAACTTGGCCCGGGAGACTCGGTCGCTTAAGCGGGCCCGACTGGCCAACCAGGTCTTTAACTTGGTTGGGATTTTAGGGGTCATCCTAACTATCTGGCTGATCTACGCCGCCTACCAAAGAGGGCTTTTTTCCTCCCAAGAAAACTTAGAGGCCTTTTTGCGTGGCTTTGGCGGTTGGGCCCCTTGGCTCTTTATCCTGATTCAAATTGTCCAAACCGTTATCCCGGTCATCCCCGGAGGCTTGACCTGTCCGGCTGGAGCTGCGATTTTTGGGGTCTGGTACGGTTTTCTCTTAAACTTTATCGGGATTATGATCGGCAGCGTGATTGACTTCTGGTTGGCCCGTCGCTACGGTCGCCACCTGGTCATGGCCTTAATCGGGCCCAAGTCCTATAACAAATACATTCATTATCTCAACACCAAGACCTTTGACCGGATCTTTATCTTTGGCATGTTCTTTCCGGTCTCCCCGGCTGATGCCCTCTGCCTCTTAGCCGGTCTCTCCAACATGACCTTTAAACGGTTCTTCCTCTTCTTATCTTTAGGAAAACCCTTTACCTTATTTATCTATACTTACGGCCTCCTCTACTTGTCCAGCTGGATCGGCCAGCTACTGGGGCTCTAAGCCCATTGTCCGCCAGCCTTAGAAAGGATTTTCTATGCAGTCTTTATCGATTAACATGTTCTCAAAAGCCGAAAGTAAAGCCGGCCAAGGCGTGGGCTCTGCCTACCGGGAATTGGTCAACACCCTGGTCAAGCACTACCCCAACGACCTGGCACTCACTTATAATGCCTTTAAAACTAGCGACATCTCCCACTACCATACCATTAATTTTCCCTTCTATTTATCGACTTTCCTAAAGCGTCGCCGCGGGATCCGCTTGGGCTATGTCCATTTTCTCCCTGAGACCTTGCGGGGGTCTATCCACCTCCCTGGCTGGATCCAGACCCTCTTCGATAAGTATCTAATCGCCTTCTACCGGCGGATGGATCACTTAGTGGTCGTTAATCCTGTCTTTATCGATAAGTTGGTCCAAGACTACCACTTTGACCCGAAAAAACTCTCCTATATCCCCAACTTTGTTTCAACCGATACTTTCTATCCGCAAACTACCGAAGAAAAAGCAGCCTTCCGCCAAACACTGGGCCGCAGTTCAAATGACTTTGTGGTTTTGGGAGTAGGCCAGATCCAAGGCCGCAAGGGGATCGACGACTTTATCCAGTTAGGCGTCGACCACCCAGAGATTTGTTTTTACTGGGTGGGTGGCTTTACTTTTGGAAAGTTGAGTGATGACCATGATCGCTACCAGGAAGCTCTCAAACACCTGCCGCCTAATGTTCACTTTACCGGGGTAGTGGACCGGGCCGACATGGTCAAGTATTACAACCTGGCCGACCTCTTCCTTCTACCCAGTTACAGCGAGCTCTTTCCCATGAGTATTCTAGAAGCCTTCGCCTGTCACACCCCGGTCATGCTGCGGGACTTGGACCTCTACCAGGATATTTTAGGCGGCTACTATATTCCTTGTGCTGACCGAGCAGCCATGGGGAAAAAGATCAGCCAACTGGCCCAAGATCCCCAAAGTCTCAAAAGCTACCAAGACAAGGCCCAAGCCGCCTCCCACTACTACAGTGAGGACCGGGTTGCTCAAATCTGGCTCAGCTTCTACCGGGATCTGGTTAGAAAACATGAAAAAAATACCCACCAGCTGACCCAGCCGGAGAAATAAACGGGCTTGGCCTAAAGCTTTCCTTAAAATTCAGGTCAGCTTTTCAAAAAAATCAAAGCCGTGGTAAGATTAAGGGAGTAGTAAAACATGCGAGAGGATTTGAAAATAAATGACTCAATACCATAGCGTCCAATTAAGTGATGCGGACCACAACCACTTCGTTGAAAACCATCCCAATGGTGACTTATTACAGCTAACCGACTGGGCTAAGGCCAAAGAATTTACCGGCTGGTACTCCAAAAACGTTGCCGTGGCCGATGAAGCAGGCCAAGTTCAAGCGGTCGCTAACATTCAATTCAAGAAACTCAAAGGCACTCCCCTAACTTTTGCCTATGCCTCCCGGGGTTTTGTGGTCGACTATGACAACCATGACGCCGTGGCGGCCATCAGCCAAGCTGCGGTAAAAGCTGCCAAAGAAGAACACGCCGTCTACCTCAAGATCGACCCTGACCTGGAAAGAGAAGGTAATGAAGAGACCCTCAAACTCTTAGAGACCCTGGGCTTTCGCCATACCGGTTTTAAAGATGGGATGAGCGAACAGTATATCCAACCCCGCCAAACCATGTACACCCCCATCGACCAATCCGACGAAGACTTACTAAATTCCTACGAAGCCAAGACCAGAAACCTGGTCCGTAAGGCCATGAAGTCAGGACTAGAAGTCTTTGAAGGGAGTCGGGAGGGATTGGATGTCTTCCACCGTCTAATGGAAGAAACTGGAAAACGGGACGGTTTCGCCACCCGGGATATTTCCTACTTTGAAGCCCTTTACGACAACCTCCATCCCCAAGGCCACTTATATTACTTCATGATTAAGTTAATGCCGGACAAAATGGAGGAAGAAGCCCGTCAGGAACTGGCCCTGATCGAAAAAGACCGGGAAAAGGTGGAAGCCCGCCGCGATAGCAAGAAGAAAAACAACCAATTGAAAGAACTGGCTACCCGGCAAGAAAAACAAGAAAAACTCATTGCCGATGCGGACGACTTACGTAAGGACCATCCTAAGGGCCTGCCCCTGTCAGCTGCCATTCTCTGCTTCTGTGGCAAGAAGGCTTATTATCTCTACGCGGCTTCTTCCAACCACTACCGCAAGCTCAGCCCTAACTACCAACTCCAATACGACCTCATGCGCTTTGCCCGTGATAAGGGAGCGACCACCTATGACTTTGGTGGGGTCAGCGTTGATCCGGATGAAGATTCTCCCTACCGGGGACTTTGGGTCTTCAAACGCATGTGGGGGACCAAGGTCTCTGATAAAATCGGTGAATTTGACTATGTCCTCATCCCTGGCCTCTACCAATTGATGACCTACGCCATCCCGAGAGTCCGCCACTTCATGAAAGGCTTCCGTAACAAGGAAGACAATGAATAGTCTTAAAACTTATCTTATTTCATTTTTATTATTGATAAAGGCCTATCAGGATTTTTAACAAATAGTTTTGAGCAGTAGTGGCGCTTTGAATTTGGTCATTAGCCATGAACGAGCAAGCGATGTGAAATACGGCTAGTAGGCATTACCGTACTAGTCGTTTGAAGCTCGCTAGGCGAGAGACCTCGGCTCGAGCCGGTGCCATGGTTTTTCAATGACCAATATTCAAAAGCAGAACGAATGCTCACCAATACCATTTGTTTTAAAGAACTTATTTTACCCATAGTAAAAGCCCTCAAGCATGTGCTTGAAGGCTTTTTTTAAGGTCTATTTTTCTCTCAATTCCCAGTCTAAAATATAGCTATTTGGTCCGGCGTAATTGACATAGAACATCTTGTACTTGCGCCAATTGAAGACACTGTTACCATAGTTAAGCGCTTCTTGGATGGAACTGAAACGACGGGGTTCACGGACGAAGCCGTGCTTGGTGTTAACCTTAACTGCTTGTGATTGTTTCTTAGGACTTGCTTGGGGAGTTCTTAATTTCCATTTCAGCACATAGCGGCCAGAACCATCACTATCTACCCGGTATTGTTTGTACTTGGACCAGTCAGCATGTTGACTGCCGTAAGTCATGGCCTCGTCAACCGTCTTAAAGCTTTGGTCTTCTTCGACCCAACCGTCTTTGACTACACTTGTTGGCGCTGGCTTAGTGGTTTCTGCTTTGCTTGGCTTTTCGCTTGGGGTGTCAGCTTTGGCAGGGGCTTTGACCACTAGTTTATCACCGGGATGAAGCATGTAGTTAGCGCCTAGCTTGTTCCAAGTCATCAGGTCTTGGATACTTACGAAGTACTTCTTACTGATTCTCCAGAGGGAATCGCCCGATTGAACGGTATAGGAGCTGCTTGAACCTGTGCTTTCAGCAGGTTTGGTCGTTTCGGTTGGTTTCTCAGCATTTGGCTTTTCTGCTGGTGTTTCTGCTTTGGCAGGCGCTTTGACCACTAACTTGTCGCCAGGATGTAACATATAGTTAGTACCCAACTTGTTCCAAGTCATTAAGTCTTGGATACTTACGCCGTACTTGTTGCTAATTCTCCAGAGTGAATCGCCGGATTGGACCGTGTAGGAGCTGCTTGGACTTTCAGCTGGCTTGGTCGTTTGGGTTGGTTTTTCGTCTTCAGCGGGTTTCTCACTTGGCCTTTCCGCTTTAGCGGGGGCTTGAACCACTAACTTATCGCCTGGATGAAGCATATAGTCAGAGCCTAGCTTATTCCAGGTCATGAGGTCTTGGATGCTTACCCCATACTTATGGCTAATTCTCCAGAGCGAGTCTCCGGATTGCACGGTGTAAGACGCCTTAGAAGTTGTACTTTCAACTGGTTTTTCAGACTCAGTTGGTTTTTCACTTGGCCTTTCTGCTTTGGCAGGCGCTTGAACCACTAATTTGTCGCCTGGGTGAAGCATGTAGTTAGCACCTAACTTATTCCAAGTCATTAAGTCTTGGATACTTACCCCATGCTTCTTACTGATTCTCCAGAGCGAGTCGCCCGCTTGAACCGTGTAAGAACCATTCACTGCTGTATTCTCAGCAGGTTTTGTAGTCTCTACTGGTTTTTCACTACTTTGACCAGCTTGGCTAGCCGGTTCACTTACCTTGCCCGGTGTTGGAGCGTCTTTCAATTCCCATTTGAGGACGAAGCGGTTAGGGCCGGCGTAATTGACCCGGTATTGTTTATACTTCGACCAATCCGCATGTTGACTGCCATAGTTCATGGCTTCGTCTAGGGTTTTGAAGCTTTGCCCTTCTTGAACCCAACCATTAGATGCACTAGCTGGGTTAGCTTCTGCTAAGACTGTTGGTGCATCTGCCACTTGTAAAGCTGCCGCCGACAATAAGGACAGTGATGCCAGGCTGAGCCATTGATTATATTGATTCATTTTTTGATTTCTTGCTTTCATTTTAATAACCTCCCTTAGGGAAAGACGGCATACCATGCTCTCTTTTCACTTATATTATAACAAGCCCCCAAGGGAAGTTAAAGTCATATTGTAACATTTCTGTAATATTAACCATTCCTTAAACTTTTTCCTGATATTCTTATTAAAAGGGGTATAATCATTGATAAATAAGGATTTTGATTAACTTTCAAGCTAAATAAATATTGTTTTATGAAAAATGTTTGTAATATTTAAGTAACATTATTTCACTTATAAGAGAAGTAATCATTACGAGAAAGCGTTTCCTAAGACTCGATTCCCCATGTTTCATTAAGGTGAAAAGTGGTATCATAGGAACAAATAAGGAACGTGCCGTTCCATAAAGGAGTGAACAGTGTGCCAGTCAAAAAGTTGGAAGCCAATATCACCCAATCTATGGTCAAGGAAGAAGTCAATGTCTTAAAAGAAATTCTTGACGAAACCACCCATAAGATAGTGGGTGACCAAGTCTTTGAGAAGATCCAAGGCCTGGTTGACCTCTCCATGAAAGAAGACTACAAGCAACTGGAAAAGGTTGTCGCCCAGCTCAGCAACGAAGAAATGGTGGTGGTTTCCCGTTATTTTTCGATTTTGCCGCTACTGATTAATATTTCCGAAGATGTCGATTTCGCTTATGAAATCAACTATCAAAATAATACCAATCAAGATTATCTGGGCAAACTCTCGCTGACTATTGATCGGGTGAGCCAAAGTGACCAGGCCAAGGAGATCTTAGAACAGGTCAATGTGGTGCCTGTCCTCACCGCCCACCCTACCCAGGTCCAACGCAAGACGATTCTGGAATTGACCAACCAACTCCACCAACTCCTGCGCAAGTACCATGACGTGAAGGCTGGCGTGGTTAACCGCGACAAATGGTATACCGACCTGCGCCGCTATATTGAAATTATTATGCAGACGGATATTATCCGGGAAAAGAAGCTCACCGTCCGTAATGAAATCACCAATGTGACCGCCTACTATAACAATTCCCTGATCCGAGCCATTACCAAGTTAAGCCGGCAATACCGCCACTTAGCAGCTCAAAAGGGAATCCTACTTGACCAAGCCAAACCCATTACCATGGGCATGTGGATTGGGGGCGACCGGGATGGTAACCCTTATGTGACTGCCGAAACCCTGATGCTTTCCGCTACCACCCAAAGTGAAGTCATCCTCAACTACTATATTGACAAGGTCTATAAACTCTACCGCAACTTCTCCCTGTCCACCACTCTGGTAGACATTAGTCCCGCCATGAAAGCCCTGGCCGCTAAGTCCAATGACCAGTCGATTTACCGGGAGAACGAACCCTACCGACGGGCCTTCCATTATATCCAAGCCAAGCTCACTCAGAATTTAGCAGAAGTGAAAAACGGCCTGAAAAGAGACGACCAAGCCGCCACTCCAAGCTACCAAAACGCGGAAGCATTTAAGGCCGACCTCTTAATTATCAAGGACTCCTTACTGGCTAATGGGGAAGACGCCCTCTTAACCGGAGATTTCAATGAATTACTGGAAGCCATCGACATTTTTGGTTTCTTCCTGGCTACCATCGACATGCGCCAAGATTCTAGCGTCAATGAAGCCTGTGTAGCGGAATTGTTGAAGTCAGCTAAGATTGTCGACGACTATTCATCCCTCTCGGAAGAAGAAAAAGTCAAAGTCCTCCTCAAGGAATTGCTGGAAGACCCTAGACCCTTGTCTTCTGCCCATAGTGAGAAATCCGAACTCTTAGAAAAAGAATTAAAAATCTTTAGAACCGCCCGTTTCTTAAAAGACCAACTGGGCGACCAAGTGATCAAGCAACATATCATCTCCCATACTGAGAGTGTCTCAGATATGTTCGAACTCGCCATCATGCTCAAAGAAGTCGGCCTAGTGGCTCCTAAACAAGCCCGGGTCCAAATCGTGCCCCTCTTTGAGACCATCGAAGACTTGGAAAACGCCCAAGGGATCATGGAAGAATTCCTCAGTTATGACCTGGTCAAAAATTGGATCAAAGGTAACCATGGCTACCAAGAAGTCATGCTGGGTTACTCCGACTCCAACAAGGACGGCGGCTACCTATCTTCCGTTTGGACCCTTTACAAGGTCCAACAAGAACTGACCCAACTCGGCGAAGACCACGGGATTAAGATTACCTTTATCCATGGTCGGGGCGGGACTGTCGGCCGTGGGGGCGGTCCTTCCTATGAAGCGGTCACTTCCCAACCCTTTGGCTCTATCAAGGACCGGATCCGTCTGACCGAACAAGGAGAAATTATTGAGAATAAGTACGGCAACCAAGATGTAGCCTACTATAACCTGGAAATGTTAGTCTCGGCCGCCATTAGTCGAATTGTGCCAAGTCCAGTCGCTAATAAGACTGAGGTGGAAGATTTCTACCAAGATATGGATGACATTGTCCACTATTCCAATGGGGTTTACCGCCACTTAGTCTTTGATACGCCGGAATTCTATGATTATTTCTTTGAAGCCACACCGATTAAGGAAGTGTCAAGTTTGAACATCGGGTCGCGTCCCGCTGCCCGTAAAACCATCACGGAAATCACCGGACTCCGGGCTATTCCTTGGGTCTTCTCCTGGTCCCAAACCCGGATCATGTTCCCGGGCTGGTACGGGGTCGGTTCCGCCTTCAAGCACTTTATCGACCAAGAGGAAGGCAACCTGGAAAAACTCCAAGCCATGTATCAAAGCTGGCCTTTCTTCCATTCCTTACTCTCTAATGTCGACATGGTCTTATCCAAGTCCAACATGAATATCGCTGAGCAATACGCTCAATTGGCAGAGAATGAAGCGGTCCGTGCCGTCTTCACCACCATCCGCGATGAATGGCAACTCACCAAAGAAGTTCTCCTAGCCATTGAAAAGCATGACGACTTCCTGGCTACCAACCCTTCCTTAAGGGCCAGCCTGGACTATCGTTTACCTTACTTCAATGTTTTGAACTACATTCAAATTGAATTGATCAAACGCCTCCGTCATAATGAATTGGATGAAGACTACGAAAAACTCATCCATACCACCATTAACGGGATTGCCACCGGTTTACGTAACTCCGGTTGATCTTTAGCTATGAGCATGCGTTCTGCTTTTGAAATTTGGTCGTTACACAGCCATGGCACCGGTTCGGGCCCAGAGGTCCCTCACCTAGCCAGCTTCAAAGCCAGAGTGTGACAAAAGTATAAAAGCCCTGAACTACTGGAATAAACGAAGGTAGAGCCTTTCCAAAGGCTCTACCTTCGTTTATGAAGTGGACGTCAGGGCTACTTTTGGAACAGGTTTGGGGTCGTACGGCTAAAGCCTATGATCCCAGCTACGCATACTGAATCCGTAACTTGCTTTGCTTCGAACGGCTTCAGCATAATTCACATCGCTTGCTTGTTCATGGCTAACGACCGCATTTCAAGCGCCACTACTGCTCATAGTTATTAGTTAAAAGAAACTTTATTTAATATTGCCAGTAACAAGAATAAATCAAAAAATAAAAAGTGTTTCTATGAAAGCTGTCTTTTGCTTTCACGGAAACACTTTTTCTTTAGCTTTTTATATTTTAATTTTTCCCCATAAATTGTCCTTGGAACCACCAGCGGGCAAGGAAGGCTAGGGCACCGATGACCAGATAGGCGAAAGGTGGCAAGGCTCCGTTCCAGGATGGCGGTAGGACAGCTAGAGCGCCGACCAGGATAAGCATCCACAAGCCGACCACCAAAACGGAGAGTAAGATGTAGCGACCAATGCCGCGTTTGCCCTTTTCTTGGTTCATGTCAGGACTGTATTGGTTTAAAACCGCCATAGCCAGTCCCCCCATAACAAAGTTAACCACCAAGGCAGCCGGTCCAAAGGCGGTCGCTGAGCTGGATTGGTTATTGGATAAGAGGGCCGACAAGCCGGCAATAATAGAGAAGAGTCCACCCACAAAGAGGGCCCCTTCCACCCAATGCATCCAGAAAGGCGCAGGGGCTAATTCCTTAGCAGTTGGACGTTTTTCCAATTCTTCAGCGTATTGGTAGGGTTGCCCATAGAGCTGTTGGGCGGTTTGGCCACTCGCTTGAGTCTCCACCAAGGTGGTTAAGATCTCATGGAGGACTTCGGTCTTGTTGCGGCCGCGTAAGTCCTTATCCTTAATAGCTTTTTCAAATTGGAAGACAAATTCCTTATTACGCTTGGTTAATTGGGGATAGAGAGTCTTATTTTCAGCCTCATATTGGTCAAGTTGAGCCTGGCGTTCAGCTGCTTGGTCCGTTTTTTTATCTTGATTAAACACGAGGTCCACCTCCTAAACATTGAAGCGGAAGAGCATGACATCACCGTCTTGGACCTCATAGTCCTTGCCTTCCGAACGGTAGCGGCCAGCTTCCTTGCAGGCTTGGATGCTGCCGTATTCGACCAGGTCGTCATAGTGGACCGTTTCCGCACGAATGAAGCCACGTTCAAAGTCGGAGTGAATGATCCCGGCGGCTTGGGGCGCATGCATGCCCTTCTTAAAGGTCCAGGCCCGAACTTCTTGTTCCCCGGCCGTAAAGTAGGTGGCTAGGCCCAGTAACTTGTAGGCTTGTTGGATCAAGACATCCAAGCCGGATTGGTCCATGCCCAAGTCTTCCAGGAACATGTCGCGGTCTTCCTCATCCATGGTAGCTAGGTCTTCTTCCAACTTGGCTGAGACCACCACCACTTCGGAGCCTTCTGCTTGGGCTAATTGGCGGACTTGGTTGACATAGTCATT
The nucleotide sequence above comes from Aerococcus urinae. Encoded proteins:
- the ppc gene encoding phosphoenolpyruvate carboxylase, which translates into the protein MVKEEVNVLKEILDETTHKIVGDQVFEKIQGLVDLSMKEDYKQLEKVVAQLSNEEMVVVSRYFSILPLLINISEDVDFAYEINYQNNTNQDYLGKLSLTIDRVSQSDQAKEILEQVNVVPVLTAHPTQVQRKTILELTNQLHQLLRKYHDVKAGVVNRDKWYTDLRRYIEIIMQTDIIREKKLTVRNEITNVTAYYNNSLIRAITKLSRQYRHLAAQKGILLDQAKPITMGMWIGGDRDGNPYVTAETLMLSATTQSEVILNYYIDKVYKLYRNFSLSTTLVDISPAMKALAAKSNDQSIYRENEPYRRAFHYIQAKLTQNLAEVKNGLKRDDQAATPSYQNAEAFKADLLIIKDSLLANGEDALLTGDFNELLEAIDIFGFFLATIDMRQDSSVNEACVAELLKSAKIVDDYSSLSEEEKVKVLLKELLEDPRPLSSAHSEKSELLEKELKIFRTARFLKDQLGDQVIKQHIISHTESVSDMFELAIMLKEVGLVAPKQARVQIVPLFETIEDLENAQGIMEEFLSYDLVKNWIKGNHGYQEVMLGYSDSNKDGGYLSSVWTLYKVQQELTQLGEDHGIKITFIHGRGGTVGRGGGPSYEAVTSQPFGSIKDRIRLTEQGEIIENKYGNQDVAYYNLEMLVSAAISRIVPSPVANKTEVEDFYQDMDDIVHYSNGVYRHLVFDTPEFYDYFFEATPIKEVSSLNIGSRPAARKTITEITGLRAIPWVFSWSQTRIMFPGWYGVGSAFKHFIDQEEGNLEKLQAMYQSWPFFHSLLSNVDMVLSKSNMNIAEQYAQLAENEAVRAVFTTIRDEWQLTKEVLLAIEKHDDFLATNPSLRASLDYRLPYFNVLNYIQIELIKRLRHNELDEDYEKLIHTTINGIATGLRNSG
- a CDS encoding DUF1129 domain-containing protein; its protein translation is MFNQDKKTDQAAERQAQLDQYEAENKTLYPQLTKRNKEFVFQFEKAIKDKDLRGRNKTEVLHEILTTLVETQASGQTAQQLYGQPYQYAEELEKRPTAKELAPAPFWMHWVEGALFVGGLFSIIAGLSALLSNNQSSSATAFGPAALVVNFVMGGLAMAVLNQYSPDMNQEKGKRGIGRYILLSVLVVGLWMLILVGALAVLPPSWNGALPPFAYLVIGALAFLARWWFQGQFMGKN